The Fortiea contorta PCC 7126 genome has a segment encoding these proteins:
- a CDS encoding DUF6761 family protein — MLQDTQTIRYYQRITDAFVELWNRGYRTDDMRMYLDGYLAALRHGNAIEPYLIHRLEEEASRFLYDGSNFAMAQPQPEPQHDYY; from the coding sequence ATGCTCCAAGACACACAAACCATCCGCTATTACCAAAGAATTACCGACGCCTTCGTCGAGCTATGGAATCGCGGTTATCGTACGGATGATATGCGGATGTATTTGGATGGGTATCTAGCCGCGCTGCGACATGGGAACGCTATCGAGCCTTACCTGATTCATCGCCTAGAAGAAGAAGCTAGCCGCTTCTTATACGATGGGTCTAATTTTGCTATGGCTCAACCACAGCCAGAACCGCAACACGATTACTACTAA
- a CDS encoding response regulator transcription factor codes for MGSVCIEIVEGNPHLRSLLGWHLQQLEYRVHQAASIYQAREVFLSQQPTLVVLDADLPDGDGIEFCRWLHRQQQPLILMLSARTNEGDVVAGLRAGADDYLSKPFGMQEFLARVEALIRRNRTPVAPAYLDYGALQIDLVQRRVRFQGEFIDLTPQEFSLLYVLAQAGGVPLSRSELLRRAWPDAIDNPRTIDTHVLSLRKKVELDPRQPSLIQTIRNVGYRFNMEILNTNLSPSPTKLAKERFSNQRSTLSTQRS; via the coding sequence GTGGGTTCGGTTTGTATTGAAATCGTTGAGGGGAATCCCCATCTGAGGTCGCTGCTGGGTTGGCACTTGCAACAATTAGAATACCGTGTGCATCAAGCCGCCAGCATATATCAAGCAAGGGAAGTGTTTTTAAGCCAGCAACCAACACTGGTGGTTCTGGATGCTGATTTACCAGATGGCGACGGTATTGAGTTTTGTCGCTGGTTACATCGCCAGCAACAGCCCTTAATTCTGATGCTGTCTGCGCGGACAAACGAAGGTGATGTGGTCGCCGGTTTAAGAGCGGGGGCTGATGACTATCTGAGCAAACCGTTTGGGATGCAAGAATTTCTTGCACGAGTGGAAGCACTAATCCGCCGCAATCGCACACCTGTCGCACCAGCTTATCTCGATTACGGCGCGCTGCAAATTGACCTAGTGCAGCGTCGCGTCCGCTTTCAAGGGGAGTTTATCGACTTAACGCCCCAAGAATTTAGTTTGTTATACGTTTTAGCACAAGCAGGAGGAGTACCCTTATCTAGATCAGAACTATTGCGAAGGGCTTGGCCTGATGCGATAGATAACCCGCGCACCATTGACACTCATGTTTTATCATTGCGAAAAAAAGTTGAACTTGATCCGCGACAACCGAGCTTAATTCAAACTATTCGCAACGTGGGTTATCGATTTAATATGGAAATTTTGAATACCAATCTTTCACCCTCACCAACAAAATTAGCTAAAGAAAGATTTAGCAATCAACGTTCAACTTTAAGTACTCAAAGGTCTTAG